A stretch of the Arthrobacter sp. PAMC 25486 genome encodes the following:
- a CDS encoding ATP-binding protein — translation MDDTLGKFVSDFSALVGLAQKEMTAVPNGRQLLEELESHLGSPPGMLSVVLEEIPSHRLVDADILLSELAAADPDSRLLGIGGGDQRNHMSLSDMIQNALTWSNIPLAQPDYSNVAVGPAEQRQVVALGLRLFRHGGDPVAVLQRGANPQFGRQLASLEVLAADPATAAGMLAELRLGMESRSIFKGQVISLAAGDYGPSIAGVSFIARPELSGSDVILPDGVLGRVEEHTLGIGRAAAALSAHGQHLKRGLLLYGPPGTGKTHTVRYLLSRSEGTTAILLSGGSLARISEAATMARALAPSIVVMEDCDLIAEDRSFGHGPQPLLFEVLDAMDGLDADSDVAFVLTTNRVDMLERALAQRPGRVDLAVEIPLPSEHERAALLRLYSHGLAFSTDALTAAAALTAGTTASFAKELVRRAVVAASLTGTTPGDGHLNDATAQLMADSEALTRSLLGSGDPGHALEKHRDGRFGGDGQTPFQP, via the coding sequence ATGGACGATACCCTGGGGAAATTTGTGTCCGACTTCAGCGCCTTGGTGGGGCTGGCCCAAAAGGAAATGACGGCCGTTCCCAACGGCCGGCAATTGCTTGAGGAGCTGGAAAGCCACTTGGGTTCACCGCCGGGCATGCTCAGTGTTGTGCTGGAAGAGATCCCCTCCCACCGCCTGGTCGATGCGGACATTCTGCTCTCGGAATTGGCCGCGGCGGACCCGGACAGCCGGCTGCTGGGCATCGGAGGCGGCGACCAGCGCAACCACATGTCACTGAGTGACATGATCCAAAATGCGCTCACGTGGTCAAACATCCCCCTGGCCCAGCCTGATTACAGCAACGTGGCGGTGGGTCCGGCGGAACAGCGCCAGGTTGTTGCCCTTGGGTTGCGGCTGTTCAGGCATGGCGGCGACCCCGTCGCGGTGTTGCAGCGTGGCGCCAATCCACAGTTTGGCCGCCAGCTCGCGAGCCTTGAAGTCCTGGCCGCCGACCCCGCAACGGCGGCCGGAATGTTGGCGGAGCTGCGCCTGGGCATGGAAAGCCGCAGCATCTTCAAGGGCCAGGTCATTTCACTTGCCGCCGGTGATTACGGGCCCAGCATCGCCGGGGTGAGCTTCATTGCGCGCCCGGAGCTGTCGGGCAGCGATGTCATCTTGCCTGACGGTGTCCTCGGGCGGGTAGAAGAGCACACGCTTGGCATTGGCCGGGCTGCGGCTGCGCTGAGCGCCCATGGACAGCACCTCAAGCGTGGACTTCTGCTCTATGGCCCGCCCGGAACGGGCAAAACTCACACCGTGCGTTACCTGCTCAGCCGCAGCGAAGGCACGACGGCGATCCTCCTCTCAGGCGGCTCCCTCGCCCGCATCTCGGAGGCCGCCACGATGGCCCGCGCCCTGGCGCCCTCCATTGTTGTCATGGAGGATTGCGACCTCATCGCCGAGGACAGGAGTTTTGGCCACGGTCCGCAGCCACTGCTGTTTGAGGTGTTGGACGCCATGGACGGGTTGGACGCCGACTCCGACGTGGCGTTTGTACTGACCACGAACCGCGTCGACATGCTCGAGCGGGCCTTGGCCCAGCGCCCCGGCCGGGTGGACCTGGCCGTGGAGATCCCGCTACCGTCCGAACATGAACGGGCGGCTCTGCTGCGCCTCTACTCCCACGGCCTTGCCTTCTCAACGGACGCGTTGACGGCGGCAGCGGCACTGACGGCAGGCACAACGGCGTCGTTCGCCAAGGAACTTGTCCGACGCGCGGTGGTCGCCGCCTCCCTCACCGGCACCACCCCCGGGGACGGCCACCTCAACGACGCCACTGCCCAGTTGATGGCCGACTCCGAGGCGCTGACCCGCAGTCTGCTGGGCAGTGGGGACCCTGGACATGCCCTTGAAAAACACCGGGACGGCCGCTTTGGCGGGGACGGCCAGACTCCGTTCCAGCCGTGA
- a CDS encoding DUF456 domain-containing protein, whose protein sequence is MDAQIIWTIVCGLAIMVGAVGIIVPVLPGSILIGISLLVWALTTGSTLGWVVFGVGIVFVAAGMASSAVLTGRAMKKQSIPGRSVVIGLLLGIVGFFVIPVVGLLVGFALGLFLSELARQKDARAAVSSSMAAIKATGLGILAEFGFASLAAGTWGLGVLIHFLNR, encoded by the coding sequence ATGGATGCACAGATTATTTGGACCATTGTTTGCGGGTTGGCCATCATGGTCGGCGCAGTCGGCATCATCGTCCCGGTGCTGCCCGGCAGTATTTTGATTGGCATCAGCCTGCTGGTCTGGGCGCTGACGACGGGATCCACGTTGGGGTGGGTTGTCTTTGGTGTCGGCATTGTCTTTGTTGCCGCAGGCATGGCCTCCAGCGCAGTGCTGACCGGCCGGGCCATGAAGAAACAGTCCATTCCCGGCAGGTCGGTGGTTATTGGGCTGCTGCTGGGAATCGTTGGGTTCTTCGTGATCCCGGTGGTGGGGCTGCTGGTGGGCTTTGCCCTGGGCCTGTTTCTCTCCGAGCTCGCCCGGCAGAAGGATGCACGTGCAGCGGTGTCCTCGTCCATGGCCGCCATCAAGGCGACGGGATTGGGAATCCTTGCCGAATTTGGCTTCGCCTCGCTGGCTGCGGGGACGTGGGGACTTGGCGTCCTGATCCATTTCCTGAATCGCTAG
- a CDS encoding DUF2079 domain-containing protein — MTTVQKPDPQASAGPAPSGPGWPAAFQRAAALSRAAASPLSLAGLAGAMALALYSLFSWLQWQSFTIRSWDLGIFTQLAKAYANFQPPIVSLKGEGYNLLGDHFHPLLVVLGPIYKVFPHAFTLLVVQNVLFAVSVAVITHFAIKRLGRFTGVCIGIGYALSWGLQSAVDSQFHEIAFAVPLLALSLTALLDGRWRAAWIWAALLVFVKEDLGLTVLTIGLVMAFRVHTTAGLWLAAWGAGWFVLTTKVILPALNPGSQWAYESQLNIGGLLSDPLSFFYPDKVVTVLLLVAITAGLCLFSPLALIVLPTLAWRFLSELPVYWGQDWQYSAVLMPVVFAAAIDALSRRRVLDSARLRRLLGAGILLISVVLSSQYALGSLLDPSRHFPLTTVASSENALAAVPDGVTVETDISLMSYLVDRSEVYWIGNENPPPQYVLIDVSARPGLAPTAAAAEAQQRFPGTRYETVFADSRYQVARQK; from the coding sequence GTGACCACAGTGCAGAAGCCCGACCCCCAGGCATCAGCAGGGCCGGCCCCCTCCGGGCCCGGCTGGCCTGCCGCGTTCCAACGTGCAGCCGCACTCAGCCGTGCAGCAGCATCGCCGCTTAGCCTTGCCGGACTGGCGGGCGCCATGGCGTTGGCGCTGTATTCGTTGTTCTCGTGGCTGCAATGGCAGAGCTTCACCATTCGTTCCTGGGACCTGGGGATCTTCACCCAACTGGCCAAGGCCTATGCAAACTTCCAGCCACCCATCGTGAGCCTGAAGGGTGAGGGCTACAACCTCCTGGGCGATCACTTCCACCCGTTGCTGGTGGTGTTGGGCCCGATCTACAAGGTATTCCCCCACGCGTTCACCCTGCTGGTGGTCCAAAATGTGTTGTTCGCCGTTTCCGTTGCGGTCATCACGCACTTTGCCATCAAACGGCTCGGCAGATTCACCGGCGTCTGCATCGGCATCGGCTACGCACTGAGCTGGGGCCTGCAATCGGCCGTTGACTCACAGTTCCATGAGATCGCCTTCGCCGTGCCGCTGCTGGCGCTCTCGCTCACGGCGCTACTCGATGGGCGGTGGCGCGCAGCCTGGATCTGGGCTGCCCTGCTGGTGTTCGTCAAGGAGGACCTGGGCCTGACGGTCCTGACGATTGGCCTCGTCATGGCGTTTCGCGTCCACACCACCGCGGGCCTGTGGCTTGCAGCGTGGGGGGCTGGCTGGTTCGTGCTGACCACGAAGGTGATCCTGCCGGCTTTGAATCCGGGCTCCCAATGGGCCTATGAAAGCCAGCTCAACATTGGCGGGCTGCTCAGCGACCCGCTCTCATTTTTCTATCCTGACAAGGTTGTCACGGTGCTTTTGCTGGTGGCCATCACGGCCGGGCTGTGCCTTTTTTCACCCCTGGCCTTGATAGTTCTACCAACTTTGGCGTGGCGTTTCCTGTCCGAGTTGCCCGTCTACTGGGGTCAGGATTGGCAGTATAGTGCCGTGCTCATGCCAGTTGTTTTTGCCGCCGCCATCGATGCCCTGTCCCGCCGGAGGGTCCTTGACTCAGCCCGTTTACGGCGACTTCTGGGTGCCGGAATCCTGCTCATTTCGGTGGTGCTGAGCAGCCAGTACGCATTGGGAAGCCTCCTTGATCCTTCACGGCACTTCCCCCTCACCACGGTGGCTTCCTCGGAAAACGCCCTCGCCGCAGTGCCCGACGGGGTCACAGTTGAGACCGACATTTCCCTCATGAGCTACCTCGTTGACCGCTCGGAGGTTTACTGGATCGGCAATGAAAACCCGCCACCGCAGTATGTGCTCATCGACGTTTCGGCCCGCCCCGGCCTTGCCCCCACCGCCGCGGCTGCGGAGGCGCAACAGCGTTTCCCCGGCACCCGCTATGAAACCGTATTTGCCGATTCCCGCTACCAGGTGGCCCGGCAAAAGTAG
- a CDS encoding GntR family transcriptional regulator, which produces MSQRQPPRSTSALGKGGHVTESAPTLKRAHAGKGAADWLRAAILGGQLRPGTKLSEQSLGETLGVSRNTLREAFAVLGAERIVTRIPNRGVFVAQPSRADVQEMYRIRCILEPAALLQERTPAAGATIEPELAAAVQQGLAARERHDVPGMAAANQQFHALVVALAGSSRLDTLMAHVQSEMRLVFHAMAADPAFHAPFSSQNAEILALWRHGQRAQAAANLSNYLAAAQEQVLAAMPHESGRFS; this is translated from the coding sequence GTGAGCCAAAGGCAACCGCCACGTTCGACGTCGGCCCTGGGGAAAGGCGGGCACGTCACCGAAAGTGCGCCCACCCTCAAACGCGCCCATGCCGGCAAGGGGGCAGCGGATTGGCTGCGGGCGGCCATTTTGGGTGGTCAACTGCGGCCGGGGACGAAGCTGTCGGAGCAGTCACTCGGTGAGACGCTGGGCGTTTCGCGGAACACCCTGCGCGAGGCGTTTGCCGTGCTGGGTGCGGAGCGGATTGTCACGCGCATCCCCAACAGGGGCGTTTTCGTGGCCCAGCCGTCGCGGGCTGATGTGCAGGAAATGTACCGGATTCGGTGCATCCTGGAGCCTGCGGCGTTGCTGCAGGAGCGCACGCCGGCGGCCGGGGCCACCATCGAGCCGGAGCTCGCCGCGGCGGTGCAGCAGGGCCTGGCTGCGCGCGAACGGCACGACGTGCCGGGAATGGCCGCGGCAAACCAGCAATTTCATGCCCTGGTGGTGGCCCTGGCGGGGAGTTCGCGGTTGGACACCCTGATGGCTCATGTTCAGTCGGAGATGCGGCTGGTGTTTCATGCCATGGCCGCGGATCCCGCATTCCACGCACCCTTCAGCAGCCAAAATGCCGAGATTTTAGCCCTGTGGCGTCATGGCCAGCGTGCGCAGGCAGCAGCCAATTTATCGAACTATCTCGCCGCCGCGCAGGAGCAGGTGCTGGCGGCCATGCCACATGAAAGCGGACGATTCTCATGA
- a CDS encoding helix-turn-helix domain-containing protein yields MTLDAPKVSSPLDPAEQAFLVRALSDSDDVTVFVDGTAHRLGTGAKEAVHDLLLRFSRGDAVSVASISELLTTSQAAELAGISHTFLRNLTDRGEIAVQYRGSHRRIRRQDIMAWVERQKTADQAR; encoded by the coding sequence ATGACATTAGATGCTCCCAAAGTCAGCTCCCCCTTGGACCCGGCCGAACAAGCATTCCTGGTCCGCGCCCTTTCGGACAGCGACGACGTGACGGTGTTTGTCGATGGCACGGCCCACAGGCTGGGTACTGGCGCCAAGGAAGCAGTCCACGACCTGCTGCTGCGTTTCTCGCGCGGGGACGCCGTGAGCGTTGCAAGCATTTCCGAACTGCTCACCACCTCACAGGCGGCCGAACTGGCGGGCATCTCCCACACCTTCCTGCGCAATCTCACCGACCGGGGTGAGATTGCCGTGCAATACAGGGGCTCCCACAGGCGCATCCGCCGCCAGGACATCATGGCCTGGGTGGAGCGCCAAAAAACAGCAGATCAAGCCCGCTGA
- a CDS encoding MFS transporter: MTHKETAGHQGVQPPSLALAEPTVNVRHRWTTSIVLVNVGINAAFFGPIQVLLGQQAADFSEADKEGILALVTGAGAAVSLVANPLFGTFSDRTTSRFGRRVPWVFIGALLGTIGLVGLAGAPTVAAMTLLWCLVQLGCNGALAATTAAIPDQVPVRQRGSIGGLASMGTVAGILVGAAIAAVVAGNFSLGFIICAVALIVGMVPYLFFSNDPVLDAKDRPAFTWPAFFTGFWISPRRYPDFAWAWITRFLVNVGNHLVTLYLLFFLTDAVGFENPEFGVLILTGIYAVLTLITAVIGGRWTDKVGKRKPFVIVSSGIIALAALILAFFPTWPGALTGAAVLGIGYGVYLAVDFALLTQVLPSAANRGKDMGVINVANSLPQVIAPIIAWPLVTILGGYVTLYVVAAVIGLLGAFFVVKIKGVD, encoded by the coding sequence ATGACCCACAAGGAAACTGCCGGACACCAGGGGGTGCAGCCGCCGAGCCTGGCGCTCGCCGAACCCACGGTCAATGTGCGCCATCGCTGGACCACCTCCATTGTGCTGGTCAACGTGGGCATCAATGCCGCGTTCTTCGGCCCCATCCAGGTCCTGTTGGGCCAGCAGGCCGCCGATTTCAGCGAAGCTGACAAGGAAGGAATTCTGGCACTCGTCACCGGTGCTGGCGCCGCGGTTTCCCTCGTGGCGAATCCCCTTTTTGGCACCTTCAGCGACAGGACAACCTCCCGCTTCGGCCGCCGGGTCCCCTGGGTGTTCATCGGCGCACTGCTGGGCACCATCGGCCTTGTGGGGTTGGCCGGCGCACCCACTGTGGCCGCCATGACCCTGCTGTGGTGCCTGGTGCAATTGGGCTGCAACGGCGCTCTTGCGGCGACGACGGCGGCCATCCCCGACCAGGTGCCGGTGCGCCAGCGCGGCAGCATTGGTGGTCTCGCCTCGATGGGGACGGTGGCCGGCATCCTGGTCGGTGCCGCGATAGCCGCCGTGGTGGCAGGGAACTTCTCCCTTGGTTTCATCATCTGTGCCGTCGCCCTGATTGTGGGCATGGTGCCGTACCTGTTCTTCTCCAACGACCCTGTCCTGGATGCGAAGGACAGGCCTGCCTTCACCTGGCCCGCTTTTTTCACGGGCTTTTGGATCTCTCCGCGCCGCTACCCTGACTTTGCCTGGGCCTGGATCACGCGTTTTCTGGTCAATGTGGGAAACCACCTGGTCACCTTGTACTTGCTGTTCTTTCTGACCGACGCCGTTGGGTTCGAGAACCCGGAATTTGGCGTGCTGATCCTCACCGGCATCTATGCGGTGCTGACGCTGATTACCGCCGTCATTGGCGGGCGCTGGACCGACAAGGTGGGCAAGCGCAAACCCTTTGTCATTGTTTCCTCCGGCATCATTGCCCTGGCCGCACTGATCCTCGCGTTCTTCCCCACCTGGCCCGGAGCGTTGACGGGAGCCGCAGTCCTTGGCATCGGCTATGGCGTGTATTTGGCCGTCGACTTTGCCCTGCTTACCCAGGTCCTGCCATCGGCTGCGAACCGCGGAAAGGACATGGGCGTGATCAACGTGGCGAATTCACTGCCCCAGGTTATTGCCCCGATCATCGCGTGGCCGCTCGTCACCATTTTGGGTGGCTACGTCACGCTGTACGTGGTGGCGGCCGTCATCGGATTGCTGGGTGCATTCTTCGTGGTGAAGATCAAGGGCGTCGATTAA
- a CDS encoding GNAT family N-acetyltransferase: protein MASEISAPSQPSYPFSHNGIRLRPVTEADALAVNAYRSLAEVARYLPHPPHTMADTVLTMASMASQKELSTPGQWLDLAVEHGNSAEVVGEVLLKWDVANPQRGEIGFVFSPKVQGRGIAHAACAAALNIAFNHFGWHRVEGICDDRNEKSAALMTRLGMRREATFVEADWSKDEWITLRHYAILNREWPAEDAS from the coding sequence ATGGCTTCCGAGATCTCCGCCCCATCCCAGCCGAGCTATCCCTTCAGTCACAACGGCATCCGGCTGCGACCCGTCACCGAGGCAGATGCGCTGGCCGTGAATGCCTATAGGTCACTCGCCGAGGTTGCCCGCTATCTGCCGCACCCGCCCCACACCATGGCCGACACCGTGCTGACCATGGCCTCGATGGCATCACAAAAGGAGCTGTCCACGCCCGGCCAGTGGCTTGATCTCGCGGTGGAGCATGGCAATTCCGCGGAAGTCGTGGGTGAGGTGCTGCTGAAGTGGGATGTCGCCAATCCGCAGCGAGGAGAAATCGGGTTTGTTTTCAGCCCCAAGGTCCAGGGCCGGGGGATCGCCCATGCCGCCTGCGCCGCCGCCCTGAACATCGCCTTCAACCATTTCGGCTGGCACCGGGTGGAGGGGATTTGCGATGACAGGAATGAAAAGTCTGCCGCACTCATGACCCGTCTCGGAATGCGGCGTGAGGCAACGTTTGTGGAAGCGGACTGGAGCAAGGATGAATGGATCACCCTGCGCCACTACGCCATTCTCAACCGCGAATGGCCTGCCGAAGATGCGTCCTGA
- a CDS encoding thioesterase family protein has protein sequence MTQQQDKHDGGTHLTLQVPMRWGDMDAYGHINNVEVLRILEEARVHAFGPPAGTGLPGVEVPQPIFSELAADVQALVVEHRVKYLTPLNYRNIPARVELWISAVKGASFTVAYAIFDPVDETKCVIAETVLAFFHEPSGILVRLTAEKKAQLLPLRGPANFKG, from the coding sequence ATGACCCAGCAACAGGACAAGCACGACGGCGGGACGCACCTCACGCTCCAGGTTCCCATGCGCTGGGGAGACATGGATGCCTACGGGCACATCAACAATGTGGAGGTGCTGCGCATCCTCGAGGAGGCCCGAGTGCACGCGTTTGGGCCACCGGCAGGGACGGGACTGCCGGGGGTGGAAGTGCCCCAGCCCATCTTCTCCGAGCTGGCTGCTGACGTGCAGGCATTGGTGGTCGAGCACCGGGTCAAGTACCTGACGCCGCTGAACTACCGCAACATCCCGGCCCGCGTGGAGCTCTGGATCAGTGCCGTGAAGGGTGCCAGCTTTACCGTGGCCTACGCAATTTTTGATCCGGTCGACGAAACCAAGTGCGTCATCGCCGAGACGGTGCTGGCGTTCTTTCACGAACCGAGCGGCATCCTCGTGCGGCTAACAGCGGAGAAGAAGGCGCAATTGCTGCCACTGCGGGGACCGGCCAACTTCAAGGGGTGA
- a CDS encoding Gfo/Idh/MocA family oxidoreductase yields MTQSIRTALLGFGLAGSVFHAPSLASLEAFSLDVIVTSDPHRQAAARRACPQAAVLTRQEWAAAGSHNNIDLVVVGTPPATHVPLATAAVEHGCSVVVDKPFALSSSEGDALLALAKERGTLLSSYQNRRWDGEFRTVQKLLADGALGQVHRFESRLERHQPLITKEWKAQATAADGGGLLFDLGTHLIDQALLLFGPVVRVYGELNARRPMELTDDDVFIALEHGSGVISHLWVNANVAQNGPRLRVLGSKAAYVKRSADIQEAQIQAGIHPGMPGYGVDPEEAWGLLGSDGATVAVPTERGDFSCFYELLAAAILDGGPVPVDPADSVAGLRIIEQIRAAHVERTAGT; encoded by the coding sequence ATGACACAAAGCATTCGCACCGCACTTCTGGGGTTTGGCCTGGCAGGCAGTGTCTTCCACGCACCATCGCTGGCGTCGCTGGAGGCGTTCAGCCTCGACGTCATCGTCACCTCCGATCCGCACCGCCAGGCCGCGGCCCGGCGCGCCTGCCCTCAAGCAGCCGTTCTCACGCGCCAGGAATGGGCTGCTGCCGGAAGCCACAACAACATTGATCTCGTCGTGGTGGGAACACCTCCGGCCACCCACGTCCCACTGGCCACGGCCGCCGTCGAGCACGGTTGTTCCGTTGTTGTAGACAAGCCCTTTGCCCTCTCAAGTTCGGAAGGGGACGCCTTGCTCGCCTTGGCAAAGGAACGCGGAACACTGCTGAGCAGCTACCAGAACCGGCGGTGGGATGGCGAATTCCGCACCGTGCAAAAGCTGCTCGCCGACGGAGCGCTGGGCCAGGTCCACCGCTTTGAATCCCGGCTGGAACGCCACCAGCCCCTCATCACCAAGGAATGGAAGGCCCAGGCCACGGCGGCTGACGGGGGAGGGCTGCTCTTTGACCTAGGCACGCACCTGATCGACCAGGCGCTGCTGCTGTTCGGCCCGGTAGTGCGTGTGTACGGGGAGCTCAACGCCCGTCGCCCCATGGAATTGACGGACGACGACGTCTTCATCGCCCTTGAACATGGCAGTGGTGTCATCTCCCACCTGTGGGTGAATGCCAACGTTGCACAAAACGGCCCCCGGCTGCGCGTCCTTGGTTCGAAGGCGGCGTACGTCAAGCGTAGTGCTGACATTCAGGAAGCCCAGATTCAAGCCGGCATCCACCCGGGCATGCCCGGCTACGGGGTGGACCCGGAAGAAGCATGGGGCCTGCTCGGATCCGACGGCGCCACCGTGGCTGTGCCCACCGAACGGGGCGATTTTTCCTGCTTTTACGAACTGCTGGCCGCAGCAATCCTTGACGGCGGGCCGGTCCCCGTGGACCCGGCCGACTCGGTGGCCGGGCTGCGCATTATTGAACAAATTCGTGCGGCTCATGTGGAACGCACGGCTGGCACGTAA
- a CDS encoding heme oxygenase (biliverdin-producing): MSAPAVESVVSEIPAALSQELKSHTAAAHMAAEDSTFVAELMGGSLDAPALVSLLDQSLIIYRALETALAAHTDHPQLGGFIDPKLARVAALEADMAYHHGEDWEAQLADGRIVIVPATLAYADVLSTMGRESIEFLLAHHYVRYLGDLSGGLIIQRMVQRHYGIASEGLNFYAFDEITKPKPYKDAYRELLDSTDFSRVQKDNILNFAAESFELNRAVFVDLDAARKAAA, encoded by the coding sequence ATGTCCGCACCCGCAGTTGAATCCGTAGTGTCCGAAATTCCCGCCGCCTTGTCGCAGGAGCTCAAGAGCCACACCGCAGCAGCACACATGGCCGCTGAAGACTCCACGTTTGTGGCGGAGCTGATGGGTGGCTCCCTGGATGCGCCGGCATTGGTAAGCCTGCTGGACCAGAGCCTCATCATTTACCGGGCACTGGAAACAGCGCTGGCAGCCCACACAGACCATCCCCAGCTGGGGGGATTCATCGACCCGAAGCTGGCGCGCGTCGCTGCCTTGGAAGCGGACATGGCCTACCACCACGGCGAGGATTGGGAAGCGCAACTTGCCGACGGCCGCATCGTGATCGTGCCCGCCACCCTCGCCTACGCCGACGTCCTGTCCACCATGGGCCGCGAATCCATCGAGTTCCTGCTGGCCCACCACTACGTGCGCTACCTGGGTGACCTCTCCGGCGGCCTGATCATCCAGCGCATGGTCCAGCGCCACTACGGCATCGCCAGCGAAGGCCTGAACTTCTACGCGTTCGATGAGATCACCAAACCCAAGCCGTATAAGGACGCCTACCGCGAACTCCTTGACAGCACCGATTTCAGCCGCGTGCAGAAGGACAACATCCTGAACTTTGCGGCCGAGTCCTTTGAGCTTAACCGCGCCGTCTTCGTCGATCTCGACGCCGCACGCAAGGCCGCTGCCTAG